The proteins below come from a single Hyperolius riggenbachi isolate aHypRig1 chromosome 8, aHypRig1.pri, whole genome shotgun sequence genomic window:
- the DPH7 gene encoding diphthine methyltransferase, giving the protein MAVSSKAQTLQVTDTEYSADAVEWCPLDDCGTILACGTYQLKKPDSDNSEEPCDDPHLRLGRLYLYNYDPRKLFSPVSELQRIETAAILDMKWCHVPLADYPVLGVANAKGTLELYKLMGSRESCRLEPLCGIDVGDECLALSLDWSTGRRESNCPVKIICSDSKGRLSLVHVEESGPSLDVLSQWGAHGFEAWIGAFNYWDTSLVYSGGDDCLLRGWDTRATPDHPTFTSKRHSMGVCSIQSSPLRENILATGSYDEHVLIWDLRQMRQPLSDTHVQGGVWRLKWHPTDSALLLAACMHSGFHILDSASDGCPIISSYVLHNSLAYGADWSRLSPPSTAQCNPEPSSQHRKEADAGGSDSAAPRLDQAVQNLKIFYESPTASFDVVLEDEHGGYVPETEPVMDLDKAAAKSATPAKYGAANTSVVATCSFYDHVMHVWRWQWQRIQAGE; this is encoded by the exons ATGGCGGTGAGCAGCAAGGCCCAGACGTTGCAGGTGACAGACACAGAGTACAGCGCGGACGCCGTGGAGTGGTGCCCCCTGGATGACTGCGGCACGATCCTGGCATGTGGCACCTATCAGCTGAAGAAGCCAGACAGTGAT aATAGCGAGGAGCCCTGCGATGACCCCCATCTGCGGCTGGGCCGCCTCTACCTCTATAACTATGACCCCCGAAAGCTGTTCTCACCAGTCTCTGAGCTCCAGAGGATAGAAACGGCTGCCATACTGGACATGAAATG GTGTCATGTTCCTCTCGCAGATTATCCTGTGTTGGGCGTCGCTAATGCTAAGGGCACTCTGGAACTGTATAAATTAATGggcagcagg GAAAGCTGCCGGCTGGAGCCTTTGTGCGGCATAGATGTGGGCGACGAATGCCTGGCGCTGTCGCTGGATTGGTCCACAGGAAGACGAGAAAG TAACTGCCCTGTGAAGATTATCTGCAGTGACTCGAAGGGTCGTCTCAGTTTAGTGCATGTGGAAGAGTCTGGCCCATCCCTGGATGTCCTGAGTCAGTGGGGGGCTCATGGCTTCGAAGCCTGGATTGGTGCCTTCAACTACTGGGATACCAGCCTGGTCTACTCAG GTGGAGATGACTGTTTACTGAGAGGATGGGATACTAGAGCCACACCTGATCACCCGACTTTTACCAGCAAACG ACATTCCATGGGCGTGTGCAGCATCCAGAGTAGTCCTCTTCGGGAGAACATTCTGGCTACTGGAAG CTATGATGAGCATGTTCTCATCTGGGACTTGCGGCAGATGAGGCAGCCTCTGTCCGATACTCACGTTCAGGGTGGGGTGTGGAGGCTGAAGTGGCACCCAACGGATAGCGCCCTCCTACTGGCGGCCTGCATGCATAGCGGCTTCCACatcctagactctgcttctg ATGGCTGCCCCATCATTTCCTCTTATGTCCTCCACAACTCCTTGGCCTATGGTGCTGATTGGTCTAGACTTTCTCCCCCAAGCACCGCGCAGTGCAATCCTGAGCCATCTTCCCAGCACAGGAAGGAGGCGGATGCCGGAGGTTCAGACTCAGCAGCACCCCGACTGGACCAGGCCGTACAAAACCTGAAGATCTTCTACGAGTCGCCCACCGCCAGCTTTGACGTGGTTCTGGAGGATGAGCATGGCGGGTATGTGCCTGAAACAGAACCCGTCATGGACTTGGACAAAGCTGCAGCAAAGAgtgcaacaccagccaaatacgggGCCGCAAACACCAGCGTGGTGGCCACCTGCTCCTTCTATGACCACGTCATGCACGTCTGGAGGTGGCAGTGGCAGAGGATACAGGCTGGAGAGTGA
- the MRPL41 gene encoding large ribosomal subunit protein mL41 isoform X1: MVERSQLQGLKQLAAMGLLQNLVRGLVRGSNRMAEITSKMGPNSFNRGRGAKKTGFLTSNRKFVKIKEMVPEFIVPDLTGFKLKPYVSYKAPRGTEEEMTAEKLFKETAAPAIQKDIVEGTFDPNNLEKYGFEPTQEGKLFQLYPKNYVR; encoded by the exons ATGGTGGAAAGATCTCAGTTGCAAGGGCTCAAACAG CTTGCCGCCATGGGGCTCCTTCAGAACCTTGTCCGAGGCTTGGTGCGTGGttctaacagaatggctgaaatcaccaGCAAGATGGGGCCAAACTCCTTCAACAGAGGACGGGGGGCCAAGAAGACGGGGTTCCTGACCTCCAACCGCAAGTTCGTCAAAATAAAGGAGATGGTGCCGGAGTTCATAGTCCCTGATCTCACCGGCTTCAAGCTGAAGCCGTACGTCTCTTACAAAGCTCctcgggggacagaggaggagatgACGGCCGAGAAACTGTTCAAGGAGACGGCTGCCCCGGCCATACAGAAGGACATTGTGGAGGGAACGTTTGATCCTAATAATCTGGAGAAATATGGGTTTGAGCCCACGCAGGAGGGCAAGCTATTCCAACTGTATCCAAAGAACTATGTCCGGTAG
- the MRPL41 gene encoding large ribosomal subunit protein mL41 isoform X2 encodes MGLLQNLVRGLVRGSNRMAEITSKMGPNSFNRGRGAKKTGFLTSNRKFVKIKEMVPEFIVPDLTGFKLKPYVSYKAPRGTEEEMTAEKLFKETAAPAIQKDIVEGTFDPNNLEKYGFEPTQEGKLFQLYPKNYVR; translated from the coding sequence ATGGGGCTCCTTCAGAACCTTGTCCGAGGCTTGGTGCGTGGttctaacagaatggctgaaatcaccaGCAAGATGGGGCCAAACTCCTTCAACAGAGGACGGGGGGCCAAGAAGACGGGGTTCCTGACCTCCAACCGCAAGTTCGTCAAAATAAAGGAGATGGTGCCGGAGTTCATAGTCCCTGATCTCACCGGCTTCAAGCTGAAGCCGTACGTCTCTTACAAAGCTCctcgggggacagaggaggagatgACGGCCGAGAAACTGTTCAAGGAGACGGCTGCCCCGGCCATACAGAAGGACATTGTGGAGGGAACGTTTGATCCTAATAATCTGGAGAAATATGGGTTTGAGCCCACGCAGGAGGGCAAGCTATTCCAACTGTATCCAAAGAACTATGTCCGGTAG